Proteins co-encoded in one Aspergillus flavus chromosome 2, complete sequence genomic window:
- a CDS encoding uncharacterized protein (expressed protein): MYLIDNHRIPQYDAILRGLRFPRLSLLYLDVERSHKERQDWQCHIPRLGSHRISVLLFDYRCGMEFGLTPHEMDQVIDQIPDTFPQLEYMSFKSRPKVNKGAFKRLNGQLPRLGCIDHPDWWGKTD; encoded by the exons ATGTATCTCATCGACAATCACAGAATCCCTCAATACGATGCAATACTACGCGGACTAAGGTTTCCAAGACTCAGTCTTTTATATCTCGATGTGGAGCGTAGCCATAAGGAAAGACAGGATTGGCAATGCCATATCCCTCGGTTAGGATCGCATCGGATTAGCGTGCTGTTGTTCGACTATCGTTGTGGGATGGAATTTGGACTGACACCGCATGAAATGGATCAAGTTATCGATCAGATTCCA gATACTTTCCCTCAACTAGAATACATGAGTTTTAAAAGTAGGCCAAAGGTCAATAAGGGTGCATTCAAGCGGTTGAATGGACAACTCCCTCGGCTTGGATGTATTGATCATCCAGACTGGTGGGGAAAAACGGACTGA
- a CDS encoding putative sarcosine oxidase, with amino-acid sequence MEQYDVAVVGLGVLGSAAAYQAAQRGKKVIAFEQFEFGHVHGASHDTSRIIRTSNPLPEYVKLARSAYKDWAELEEATGQKLLTITGGLVFVPREKASPFESLINTLKVTNLPHEILNATEVKKRWPQFDIPDTVDAVYTADTGIAHASKTVAAMQYLARSKGAILKENTPVDRVVPKKEGGVTIQTPKGEFHAAKVILTTDAWTNKLLAPLGVHIPLSVMQEQVTYFKPTDTAAFQPNRFPVWIWGGDPAFYGFPCYGEPTIKAGRDWSNNLMTPEQRTYVPSPQLFEQLSSFMKSFIPDKERQPLRTVTCQYTITPDRQFIISPLDNNKDIIVGLGAAHAFKFAPAFGRALAELAIDGMTKEDVSKFGIPKSASSSSKL; translated from the coding sequence ATGGAGCAATACGACGTAGCAGTTGTCGGACTTGGTGTCCTAGGAAGTGCAGCGGCCTACCAAGCCGCgcagaggggaaagaaagtcaTCGCATTTGAGCAATTCGAATTTGGTCACGTACACGGGGCCTCCCACGATACATCACGCATTATTAGGACCTCGAACCCCCTACCCGAATACGTGAAGCTCGCTCGGTCTGCCTATAAAGACTGGGCTGAGTTGGAAGAAGCGACCGGCCAAAAGCTGCTTACTATCACTGGAGGCCTGGTTTTCGTCCCGCGGGAGAAGGCCTCACCATTCGAAAGTTTAATCAACACTCTAAAAGTCACAAACTTACCCCATGAAATTCTGAATGCCACGGAGGTGAAAAAGCGCTGGCCCCAGTTCGACATCCCCGACACGGTAGATGCAGTGTACACGGCCGACACGGGTATAGCCCATGCGTCCAAAACAGTTGCCGCCATGCAGTATTTGGCACGTTCCAAGGGCGCGATCCTGAAGGAGAATACACCTGTCGACCGTGTGGTCCCCAAGAAGGAGGGAGGGGTTACTATTCAGACACCGAAAGGAGAATTCCACGCAGCCAAGGTGATTCTCACAACCGATGCGTGGACGAATAAGCTACTCGCACCTTTGGGAGTCCATATTCCCCTGTCTGTCATGCAGGAACAAGTCACCTACTTCAAGCCGACAGATACAGCTGCTTTCCAGCCCAATCGGTTTCCCGTGTGGATTTGGGGCGGGGATCCGGCCTTCTATGGGTTCCCATGTTACGGCGAGCCGACTATCAAAGCCGGTCGTGACTGGTCGAACAACTTGATGACACCTGAGCAACGTACCTATGTACCGTCGCCCCAGTTGTTTGAGCAGCTTTCCTCATTTATGAAGAGCTTTATACCCGACAAGGAACGTCAGCCGCTTCGCACTGTCACTTGTCAGTACACGATCACACCAGACCGACAGTTCATTATCAGCCCACTggacaacaacaaagacatcATTGTGGGCCTGGGTGCTGCGCATGCCTTCAAGTTTGCCCCCGCCTTTGGTCGCGCTCTGGCTGAGCTAGCAATCGATGGAATGACTAAGGAGGATGTCTCAAAGTTTGGGATTCCAAAGAGTGCTTCTTCTAGTAGCaagctataa
- a CDS encoding Formate/nitrite transporter-domain-containing protein → MDPTFDPTKETLNLLVSSGIAKARLPWPDLLLKSFLAGAFLSIGALFSLIVAGGSPSLRAENPGLATLLSSFAFPTGFVILTIVNTELFTANVFVLILSTFMRRTTWLDLVRNLVLSYIFNLAGCLFVAGFLCWWSDTLSTDTLKGFAVTQAEGRVNVQWSVNFLRGVGCNWLVGLAIFLSISCKDKHCIANFFLVPIGMFYGTNFGVGKFIYQSVIPVTLGDIVGGAVLDGVFIWFLYGHRIMKKRPGGEPNAGDHLPS, encoded by the exons ATGGACCCAACTTTCGATCCCACCAAGGAGACCTTGAACCTGCTGGTTAGCTCCGGTATCGCAAAAGCGCGATTACCCTGGCCAGACTTACTTCTCAAATCGTTCCTCGCTGGGGCTTTCTTATCCATCGGTGCTCTTTTCAGCCTAATCGTTGCGGGAGGCTCTCCCTCTCTGCGCGCCGAAAACCCTGGGCTTGCTACACTGCTATCTAGCTTTGCCTTTCCAACCGGCTTCGTCATCCTCACCATCGTCAATACAGAGCTCTTCACAGCCAATGTGTTCGTCTTGATATTAAGCACGTTCATGCGGAGGACCACATGGCTCGACCTTGTCCGCAATTTAGTCCTATCCTACATCTTCAACTTGGCAGGCTGTCTATTCGTGGCGGGCTTTCTGTGCTGGTGGTCTGATACCCTGTCCACAGATACACTCAAAGGTTTCGCCGTCACGCAAGCCGAAGGACGGGTCAACGTGCAATGGTCCGTCAATTTTCTAAGAGGGGTGGGATGTAACTGGCTCGTGGGCTTGGCGATATTCCTCTCCATATCCTGCAAAGATAAA CATTGCATTGCAAACTTCTTTCTCGTGCCGATTGGGATGTTTTACGGTACGAATTTTGGGGTTGGGAAGTTTATTTACCAGAGTGTGATTCCGGTTACGCTTGGCGATATTGTTGGGGGTGCTGTGCTTGACGGCGTGTTTATTTGGTTTTTGTATGGGCATAGGATTATGAAGAAACGGCCAGGTGGTGAGCCGAATGCTGGGGACCATCTCCCGTCTTGA